From the genome of Bradyrhizobium elkanii USDA 76, one region includes:
- a CDS encoding putative motility protein, whose translation MDMMSMVTSILSMQQGNLQGEIATRVTKQNLDAEKFAVQTLLGTPSTANLSPGIGDNLNAIA comes from the coding sequence ATGGACATGATGAGCATGGTCACCAGCATCTTGTCGATGCAGCAGGGCAATTTGCAGGGTGAGATCGCGACCCGCGTCACGAAGCAGAACCTCGACGCCGAGAAGTTCGCGGTTCAGACCCTGCTCGGCACGCCTTCCACCGCGAATTTGTCGCCCGGTATCGGCGACAACCTCAACGCCATCGCCTGA